From the Billgrantia sulfidoxydans genome, one window contains:
- a CDS encoding 2-dehydropantoate 2-reductase: MKFAIMGSGGVGGYFGARLAEAGEDVTFIARGEHLAAMSSQGLRVSSIKGDVMLPRVTATDDPATLGEVDCVIVAVKAWQVREAAESIRPLVGPDTLVLPLENGVEAADILAEVLGEAPVLEGLCGILAWREAPGHIRHAGVDPFIRFGERDNHSSARTARLKAVFDKVHGVSAEIPDDIRVAQWSKFLFICAMSGIGSITRAPIGVTRQLPETRALIQAMLEEIDQVARGHGVAFPADAVARAMQFIDAMPAESTSSMQRNIMAGEPSELESQNGAVVRLGRAVGVTTPVHALVYAALLPQELAARGETPSYE, encoded by the coding sequence ATGAAGTTCGCCATCATGGGTAGCGGCGGTGTCGGCGGCTACTTCGGCGCACGCCTGGCCGAGGCCGGCGAAGACGTCACCTTCATCGCCCGCGGCGAGCACCTCGCCGCCATGTCGAGCCAGGGATTGCGTGTGAGCAGCATCAAGGGAGACGTCATGCTGCCCCGGGTCACGGCCACGGACGACCCCGCCACGCTGGGCGAGGTGGATTGCGTCATCGTGGCGGTCAAGGCATGGCAGGTGAGGGAGGCCGCCGAGTCGATTCGCCCCCTGGTCGGCCCTGACACCCTGGTGCTGCCGTTGGAGAACGGCGTCGAAGCTGCCGACATCCTGGCCGAGGTGTTGGGCGAAGCGCCGGTGCTCGAGGGGCTGTGCGGCATCCTGGCCTGGCGGGAAGCGCCGGGGCACATCCGCCACGCCGGCGTGGACCCGTTCATCCGCTTCGGTGAGCGTGACAATCACAGCAGTGCACGTACGGCACGCCTCAAGGCCGTCTTCGACAAGGTACACGGCGTCAGCGCCGAGATTCCCGACGACATACGCGTCGCCCAGTGGAGCAAGTTCCTGTTCATCTGCGCCATGAGCGGCATTGGCAGCATCACCAGGGCTCCCATCGGGGTCACGCGACAGCTACCCGAGACGCGTGCGCTGATCCAGGCCATGCTCGAGGAGATCGACCAGGTCGCCCGTGGCCATGGCGTCGCGTTTCCTGCCGATGCCGTCGCCCGCGCCATGCAGTTCATCGACGCCATGCCGGCCGAGAGCACCTCCTCCATGCAGCGCAACATCATGGCCGGAGAGCCCTCCGAGCTGGAGTCGCAGAATGGCGCCGTGGTGCGCCTGGGCCGCGCCGTTGGCGTGACGACACCGGTTCACGCCCTGGTCTATGCGGCCCTGCTGCCCCAGGAGCTGGCGGCCCGCGGCGAAACGCCCTCCTACGAGTGA
- a CDS encoding class I SAM-dependent methyltransferase, giving the protein MNDASHHPRGQHWNAASYAHNADFVAELGSAAARLLDPRPGERILDLGCGDGTLTEVLAKSGATVVGVDAAIDMVEAARARGLDARVLDAHNLPFEHEFDAVFSNAALHWMLNHEAVVASIHRSLKPGGRFVAEFGGHGNVAAICTALLAALQARGISGKARFPWFFPTPDEYRECLEAAGFAVESIESIPRPTRLPTGMTGWLATFANPFVHGLDEEIREAVLDDALALLAPSLRDSHGNWTADYVRLRVKAHR; this is encoded by the coding sequence ATGAACGACGCCTCCCACCATCCTCGGGGACAGCACTGGAATGCCGCCTCCTACGCCCACAACGCCGATTTCGTCGCCGAGCTGGGCAGTGCAGCGGCCAGGCTGCTGGACCCTCGCCCCGGCGAACGCATTCTCGACCTGGGCTGCGGCGACGGCACCCTGACCGAGGTGCTGGCGAAGTCCGGGGCCACCGTCGTGGGCGTGGACGCCGCCATCGACATGGTCGAAGCCGCCCGGGCACGGGGGCTCGACGCTCGCGTCCTGGACGCTCACAACCTGCCCTTCGAACACGAGTTCGATGCGGTGTTCAGCAACGCCGCCCTGCACTGGATGCTCAACCATGAAGCCGTCGTCGCCAGCATCCATCGCTCGCTGAAGCCGGGCGGGCGTTTCGTGGCCGAGTTCGGCGGTCACGGCAACGTGGCGGCGATCTGCACCGCCCTGCTGGCGGCGCTTCAGGCGCGCGGCATCAGCGGCAAGGCCCGCTTTCCGTGGTTCTTTCCCACTCCCGATGAGTATCGTGAATGCCTCGAAGCGGCCGGGTTCGCGGTCGAGTCCATCGAATCGATCCCACGCCCGACCCGCCTGCCTACGGGCATGACCGGCTGGCTCGCCACCTTTGCCAACCCCTTCGTGCATGGCCTGGACGAAGAGATACGCGAGGCGGTACTGGACGACGCCTTGGCGCTGCTGGCGCCAAGCCTGCGCGACAGCCACGGCAACTGGACGGCCGACTATGTGCGCTTGCGCGTGAAGGCGCATCGCTGA